The genomic segment TGCCAGAATCGCATACTGCATACCCATTTCCGCAAAAATAACCCCAGAATACGGTGCCAGCAGACTTCCTCCTAGCGCAGCCATGCCTGCCCCCAGCAAAAAGACGAAAGTAAACACTTGTTTAATATTGATGCCGAGTGCCTGCACCATTTCCTTATCGATGACGCCCGCTCGGACGATCAAGCCTAGTCTCGTTCTCGTCAACAACAGATGCAACCCGACGTACACAACTACTCCCACTGCGATGACAAACAAGCGATAAGTGATCAATATGATGTCGCCAAACTCGATGCTTCCTTGCAAATAATCTGGCAATACGGCCCGAATGGGATTGGGGCTCCAAAACACCTTGAGCAATTCACTGATCACGAGCATCCCGCCCAATGTCACGAGCAGTTGCTGAATGTGATCACCGTACACGGGACGGATCAGTACGCGCTCTAACACGAAACCGAGCAGCATCCCGATGACGACAGCACCGGCGATGGCCAGAAGAAAACTATCCGTCAATCCGAAAAGCCATACACCAGCAAAGGCTCCCCAAGCAAACAATCCACCGTGGGCAAAGTTCAACACACTCATTAAGCCAAAGATCAGCGTGAGCCCGGAAGCGAGCAAGAAAATGAGTATGCCTGTCGCCAGTCCATTTACAAGCAAATTAATCGCGACATCCATTTCATCCTCCCCCTCCCTGTTATACCCTCAGGCAATGCCCAAATATTTTTGTCGCGTATCTGCATCATCCTTCAACTCCTGCATCGCGCCACCGCGGACAATTTTCCCTTCATCCATCAAGTAGTACTGCTCGCCGATCATGCTGGCCATCATAAAGTTTTGCTCGACTAAAAGCACGGTCGTTTTCTGCTTCATCGATTCGATGTGAAACATGAGCTTTTCAACCATGATGGGCGCCAGCCCCTTGCTCGGCTCGTCAATTAACAAAAGTCCGCTACTGTTCACATAAGCTCGTGCAATCGCCAGCATTTGCTTTTGACCTCCGCTTAAGTGCCCACTTTTCTTTTTCCAGTAGTGACGCAGGTCAGGGAATAAATCCAGCATCCAAGCGAGCTTTTCTTTTTGTTCGTCGTCATTTTTTTGCATGGCGAGCCGGAACGTCTCTTCTACCGTAAAATCATGAAAAATCCCTTGATTCTCCGGTACATAGCCAATTCCCTTACGCGCGATGGAATAGGTCGGCAGATGTCCGATTTCTTCTCCTCGATAGCGAATTTGGCCATGACGGATCGGGGCAAGCCCCATGATGGAACGTAGCGTCGTTGTTTTGCCCGCGCCGTTTCGTCCAAACAAAACGGTAATACTGCCTACTTGCACAGACAGCGAGACACCCTGCAAGATGTGAAACTGGTCGAGGTACGTTTCGATGTGATCAAGTTGCAGCATCATGCTTATACAACCCTCCCAAGTAGGCAGACTGCACCTGTTCATTTCGCATCATGTCAGTCGGTGTCCCCTCAGCCAATAGCTCTCCATGAAACAGAACGACCATGTGATCGGAGAGTGATTTGACCATGTCCATCTTGTGTTCGATTAGGATGATCGTGCAGGTATTGCTTTCCTTAATCGATTCGATCACTTTCAATACAGCTGGGACTTCCTCCAACGAAATCCCCGCCGTCGGTTCGTCGAGCAAGAGAACATCTGGACGCAGTCCGAGGAGCATGGCTAGCTCCAGCTTTCGTTTCTCCCCGTGCGCCAATAGGCTTGCCAGCACATTCGCCTTTTTCTCCAGCAAAACCTGATGCAGCAATCGCTCCACTTCCTCTGCCTGTCGCATCTGATCTGCCTGGGAAATCCATAAGCGAAACCGAATGCCCTGTGCCGCTTGAACAGCCAAGCGAATATTTTCCCGCACCGTGAGCTTGGGAAACAGGTTCGTCAATTGAAACGATCG from the Brevibacillus brevis genome contains:
- a CDS encoding ABC transporter ATP-binding protein, encoding MMLQLDHIETYLDQFHILQGVSLSVQVGSITVLFGRNGAGKTTTLRSIMGLAPIRHGQIRYRGEEIGHLPTYSIARKGIGYVPENQGIFHDFTVEETFRLAMQKNDDEQKEKLAWMLDLFPDLRHYWKKKSGHLSGGQKQMLAIARAYVNSSGLLLIDEPSKGLAPIMVEKLMFHIESMKQKTTVLLVEQNFMMASMIGEQYYLMDEGKIVRGGAMQELKDDADTRQKYLGIA
- a CDS encoding ABC transporter ATP-binding protein, which gives rise to MSYLLETVDLSVAFGEQTVINKVSLSIPKQRFTSIIGPNGAGKTTLFNLLSGQLIPSQGKIKYKGQDITHLPPAARTRLGIGRSFQLTNLFPKLTVRENIRLAVQAAQGIRFRLWISQADQMRQAEEVERLLHQVLLEKKANVLASLLAHGEKRKLELAMLLGLRPDVLLLDEPTAGISLEEVPAVLKVIESIKESNTCTIILIEHKMDMVKSLSDHMVVLFHGELLAEGTPTDMMRNEQVQSAYLGGLYKHDAAT
- a CDS encoding branched-chain amino acid ABC transporter permease; protein product: MDVAINLLVNGLATGILIFLLASGLTLIFGLMSVLNFAHGGLFAWGAFAGVWLFGLTDSFLLAIAGAVVIGMLLGFVLERVLIRPVYGDHIQQLLVTLGGMLVISELLKVFWSPNPIRAVLPDYLQGSIEFGDIILITYRLFVIAVGVVVYVGLHLLLTRTRLGLIVRAGVIDKEMVQALGINIKQVFTFVFLLGAGMAALGGSLLAPYSGVIFAEMGMQYAILAFIVVIVGGMGSVQGSIVAALLVGVLGSFMAYFVPELSLAVNMLLMLAVLLIKPSGLFGAKG